The following DNA comes from Geobacter sp..
GCACGATGTTGCCGTCGCTGTCCAGACGCACCGAATCGCCGCTTTCGCAGCAGCGCCCGACGATGCCGAACGACTTCAGCCCGGTTGTCGGCGTCTGGTCATATTCGCTGGAGAGAAGCGTCCCGTCCTGGCGGACGATGGCAATGGGATGCTCGGAGCCGTACAGAAGCGGGCGGGTCAAGAGTTCCATGCCGCCGTCGACGATCAGGAAGTTCATCTCGTTGGTCAGCTTCTTGTCGATGATGCGGGTGATGATATGGCCCGAGTTGGCTACCACAAAGGTGCCCGGCTCGATCTCCATCTCCAGTTCGCGGCCGGTGGCCTCCTTGAACTCCTCGATCCGCTGCTTGGCATAGGCACCCAGCGCGGCGATGTCGGCCTGCTTTTCCCCTGGCATCCGGGCGACCTTGAGCCCGCCGCCGAAGCTGACGGTGACGGCATCGGGGAAATAGGCCTTGACGAAACCGAGTTCACGGTCGATGTTCTCCCGCCACTTTTCCGGGTCGCCCCCGGAGCCGATATGGACATGGACCTGGGTGAAGCGGATTCCCTGTTGGTCGGCCAGGGCCTTGACCCTGGGGACGTCGTTCAGGTGGACGCCGAAGCAGGAATATTCGCTGCCGGTATCGCGGGTCGTGCTCTCGCCGCCGCCGGCCGCTCCCGGATGGACCCGCATGGAGAGGTCGATCCTGTTCTTTTGGGCAAAGTCGGCGATCAGTTGGTACTGCAGCATGGAGCAGACGTTGTACCTGA
Coding sequences within:
- a CDS encoding diaminopimelate decarboxylase translates to MTMTHFGPTGLIATLVPKIAQQWGTPVYLHDQEYIEKSCEQLLNMPNAYGLHVRYAMKANSDRTVLRVVTSKGLDLDCSSLDEAARAHSAGIPYSRMMLTTQEVPTGAERAELEEMIKAGLRYNVCSMLQYQLIADFAQKNRIDLSMRVHPGAAGGGESTTRDTGSEYSCFGVHLNDVPRVKALADQQGIRFTQVHVHIGSGGDPEKWRENIDRELGFVKAYFPDAVTVSFGGGLKVARMPGEKQADIAALGAYAKQRIEEFKEATGRELEMEIEPGTFVVANSGHIITRIIDKKLTNEMNFLIVDGGMELLTRPLLYGSEHPIAIVRQDGTLLSSEYDQTPTTGLKSFGIVGRCCESGDSVRLDSDGNIVPVLIVEPEIGDFVVIGGTGAYSESMSPENYNSHRKPGAVMKTKSGELVQIRKKQVREQLIQNELDVKL